Proteins encoded together in one Entelurus aequoreus isolate RoL-2023_Sb linkage group LG20, RoL_Eaeq_v1.1, whole genome shotgun sequence window:
- the LOC133635740 gene encoding uncharacterized protein LOC133635740 has product MITVPRVMITATRVPLEAAMAAATMIVIMRPTSSHFSICPRRSAGTSGAPPAPECPNTQVGPQGRARAVSGPEAQAGCARSVYGPAGSHSCLIEPPRVSSTQSVDPEAFRPPPLGGTPSGVGLDHTRPDRSPPVPDKVLDKRPEDLTAVAIDQPRDVPQGSAAPGRGRISGGTDPSPDKQITQAGIFAVGRDQIIVLQFAAFLHKGTKVTLDPSGNLYRRRREGCNEGDHVFTRGRLLLVQEAPELSPEEGSGIPSLPQGREQGSHGRYKVLPPGADPVEPQQLGLHQSRVGVSGVEAGFVEEGMGIRLFKKHLNVQMVSGGEIRTLEGGSVQEVH; this is encoded by the exons atgatcacggtGCCGCGCGTCATGATCACGGCGACGCGTGTCCCCTTGGAAGCGGCCATGGCCGCCGCAACAATGATCGTGATCATGAGGCCAACCTCGAGTCACTTCAGCATAT gTCCTCGTAGGAGTGCTGGGACATCCGGGGCCCCCCCAGCGCCGGAATGTCCGAATACCCAG gtgggcccacAAGGCAGAGCGCGAGCCGTGAGTGGACCAGAGGCACAggcgg gGTGTGCACGGTCCGTCTATGGCCCAGCGGGCTCGCACTCATGTCTCATTGAGCCCCCCCGGGTGTCTAGTACCCAGTCTGTGGATCCAGAGGCCTTCCGCCCGCCTCCGTTGGGCGGCACTCCATCTGGAGTTGGCTTGGACCACACACGCCCGGACAGAAGCCCACCCGTGCCGGATAAAGTGTTGGACAAG CGGCCGGAAGACCTTACCGCTGTGGCGATTGACCAGCCAAGGGATGTTCCGCAAGGGAGCGCTGCTCCGGGCCGAGGGCGGATCTCCGGTGGAACTGATCCGAGCCCTGACAAGCAGATCACCCAGGCTGGGATTTTTGCGGTAGGCCGAGACCAGATAATAGTCCTTCAGTTTGCCGCTTTTCTCCACAAAGGTACAAAAGTTACCCTTGACCCTTCTGGAAACCTGTACCGCCGCAGGCGAGAAGGTTGTAATGAGGGGGATCATGTGTTTACCAGGGGGAGGCTTCTTCTGGTCCAGGAAGCACCTGAACTGTCTCCTGAGGAAGGATCTGGAATACCCTCTCTTCCTCAGGGCCGTGAACAGGGCTCCCATGGCCGTTACAAAGTCCTCCCGCCTGGTGCAGATCCGGTGGAACCTCAGCAGCTGGGACTTCACCAATCCCGCGTAGGTGTGTCGGGGGTGGAAGCTGGTTTTGTGGAGGAGGGCATGGGTATCCGTCTCTTTAAAAAACACCTTAATGTCCAAATGGTGAGTGGAGGTGAAATCCGGACCCTTGAAGGTGGTAGTGTCCAGGAAGTCCACTGA